A stretch of the Bos indicus isolate NIAB-ARS_2022 breed Sahiwal x Tharparkar chromosome 13, NIAB-ARS_B.indTharparkar_mat_pri_1.0, whole genome shotgun sequence genome encodes the following:
- the LOC139186573 gene encoding lactosylceramide alpha-2,3-sialyltransferase-like gives MRVPYLKLHLLATCVPTLWMMVFLLDQKSSQNDLRKMPGNHSKTCDCPQNSLRKCICSSEVHECSTCLGIPGESVRFDERFEMDVEPLMRAWSQRSLGIRISSHPKGLPHTHWTVWGAGLVQVGNSKFLLDSGLGLKIDQHDVVLRMNQAPVQGFEADVGKRTTVCITYPEIQTSGPWCPAAAASSEFIWSEVRHGHSAERQHHSEGRKSWISDSPGHPWK, from the exons atgagggttccatATCTGAAGCTGCATCTGCTAGCCACCTGTGTGCCTACCTTGTGGATGATGGTCTTCCTTCTGGACCAGAAGTCTAGCCAGAATGACCTTCGTAAGATGCCCGGAAATCACTCAAAGACCTGCGACTGCCCCCAGAACTCTTTAAGAAAGTGTATCTGTTCATCTGAGGTCCATGAGTGCTCCACCTGCCTCGGCATTCCCGGAGAGTCTGTCCGGTTTGACGAACGCTTTGAGATGGACGTTGAGCCCTTGATGAG GGCATGGAGTCAGAGGAGTTTGGGAATCAGAATCAGCAGCCACCCAAAGGGCCTTCCACACACCCACTGGACCGTGTGGGGTGCTGGACTTGTGCAGGTTGGAAACTCAAAGTTCCTATTGGACTCTGGCCTTGGCCTAAAGATTGACCAACATGATGTGGTCCTCAG GATGAACCAGGCACCTGTCCAAGGCTTTGAGGCGGACGTGGGAAAAAGGACCACCGTGTGCATTACATACCCCGAGATACAGACCTCAGGACCCTGgtgcccagctgctgctgcttcctctgAATTCATCTGGTCTGAAGTGCGTCATGGACATAGTGCAGAAAGACAGCATCATTCAGAAGGCAGAAAATCCTGG ATTTCGGATAGTCCAGGTCACCCGTGGAAGTAA
- the C13H20orf173 gene encoding uncharacterized protein C20orf173 homolog, whose translation MDREVGDEGLAGGVVWRSGEPRRPTGQRVGGLSTTSGPHPSQSQVEEPVGHLPLEPSPGPHMRRWWQIFVLCVFWMLLLWLVTPCLDLKTDSAPQEKWMDVAPRHCSCPWFKFRQCGCPSGSLNHSVCHHTAGEHQFDAGYEKMRGSLMGGAESMRPGAVLWWSDLNAASELGRVWKKLLEVIPQLSMSYFDLFCGTCALMGNSKILRAASISNNVNQLSMVSRMNQVPVQGIEMLGNQTTRCSVSHRNARGQGSWRQVLLLLLQLFDLAWTSDALSEEMVVWEPRHS comes from the exons ATGGACAGAGAAGTGGGAGATGAGGGCTTGGCAGGAGGTGTGGTGTGGAGGTCTGGGGAGCCACGGAGGCCCACAGGACAGAGAGTTGGGGGGCTGTCTACGACCTCAGGTCCTCACCCCTCCCAGTCCCAGGTAGAGGAACCAGTTGGCCACCTGCCACTGGAGCCATCACCTGGGCCACACATGAGGCGCTGGTGGCAGATTTTTGTCCTGTGCGTCTTCTGGATGCTCCTCTTGTGGCTGGTGACCCCCTGCCTGGATCTGAAGACTGACTCGGCACCCCAGGAAAAATGGATGGATGTGGCACCACGGCATTGCAGCTGCCCTTGGTTCAAATTCAGGCAATGTGGCTGCCCGTCCGGAAGTCTCAATCACTCTGTCTGCCACCACACAGCTGGAGAGCACCAGTTTGATGCAGGCTATGAAAAGATGAGGGGGTCCCTGATGGGAGGAGCAGAGTCTATGCGCCCTGGTGCTGTGCTCTGGTGGTCG GACCTGAACGCAGCAAGTGAGCTGGGCAGAGTGTGGAAGAAGCTGCTTGAGGTGATTCCCCAACTCTCAATGAGCTATTTTGATCTCTTCTGTGGGACTTGTGCCCTGATGGGGAATTCGAAGATCCTGCGGGCTGCCAGTATCAGCAACAATGTCAACCAACTCAGCATGGTCTCCAG GATGAACCAGGTCCCTGTTCAGGGCATTGAGATGCTGGGGAACCAAACCACGAGATGCTCCGTCTCCCACAGGAATGCCAGGGGCCAGGGTTCTTGGAGGCAAGTGCTGTTGCTGCTCCTGCAGCTCTTTGATCTCGCGTGGACTTCAGATGCTCTGAGTGAGGAGATGGTGGTCTGGGAACCCAGACATTCTTAG